A region of Etheostoma cragini isolate CJK2018 chromosome 2, CSU_Ecrag_1.0, whole genome shotgun sequence DNA encodes the following proteins:
- the LOC117959144 gene encoding Na(+)/H(+) exchange regulatory cofactor NHE-RF2, which yields MESELRPRLCYLTKGERGYGFHLHGERNKGGQFIRKVEPGSSSDLGGLRPGDRVVEVNGENVENENHHQVVERILEVEHRTRLLVIDRDTDDYFRSHGLACTEDLAIEMGTLSPQLSPRATPSNSPLPRGNSPLSLLSPLSVLSPKPNHTHSFSPPAADFFRHTATQGNDKRSSLTSSTATDTELQLQPSPKPGVELLPRLCHLVKAEHGYGFNLHSNKKMRGQFVRSVEPGSAAVSADIRPGDRLVEVNGVNIEGLKHSEVVLLIRAGGDEVRLLVVNQETDELFHRLGITPNTSHVKDLHLDESATESDPHNPSPTTELPATDPPVINVTLTHSPIINMSPKSWVNGSSASQSSRSSTTQSEISSLDMSIQVPDEDDRRGSDPFVESGLCLSPTAAEAKLKALASRNKKRAPVMDWNKKQEIFSNL from the exons ATGGAAAGCGAGCTGAGACCCAGGCTCTGTTACCTGACCAAGGGAGAGCGCGGCTATGGGTTTCACCTGCATGGTGAGAGGAATAAAGGCGGACAGTTCATCCGCAAAGTGGAGCCCGGCTCCTCTTCTGATCTGGGCGGGCTGCGACCAGGAGACCGGGTGGTGGAGGTGAACGGGGAGAATGTGGAGAACGAAAACCACCATCAA GTGGTGGAACGCATCCTCGAGGTGGAGCACCGCACCAGGCTGCTGGTGATCGACAGAGACACAGATGACTACTTCCGCAGCCATGGCCTGGCTTGCACCGAGGACCTGGCCATTGAGATGGGAACCCTCTCCCCGCAGCTTTCGCCCCGGGCCACCCCTTCTAACTCTCCCTTACCCAGAGGGAACTCACCCCTGTCACTTCTGTCACCCTTGTCAGTCTTGTCACCCAAaccaaaccacacacactcattttccCCTCCCGCTGCAGACTTTTTCAGACACACGGCCACACAAGGAAACGACAAGAGATCCTCATTGACATCAAGTACAGCAACAGACACAGAG CTGCAGTTGCAGCCCTCACCAAAGCCGGGAGTTGAGCTCCTTCCCCGTCTTTGTCACCTGGTGAAGGCTGAGCACGGCTACGGCTTTAACCTGCACAGCAATAAGAAGATGCGTGGACAGTTTGTGCGTTCAGTGGAACCCGGCTCAGCCGCTGTGAGTGCAGACATCAGGCCTGGAGACAGACTTGTGGAG GTGAATGGAGTCAACATAGAGGGCCTGAAGCACTCAGAGGTGGTGCTACTTATTAGAGCAGGAGGGGACGAAGTGCGCCTTCTAGTGGTCAATCAGGAGACGGACGAGCTCTTCCACAGACTGGGGATCACACCCAACACCAGCCATGTCAAAG ATCTTCATCTGGATGAATCAGCCACAGAAAGCGACCCACACAACCCCTCTCCAACCACTGAACTCCCCGCCACAGATCCACCAGTCATAAATGTCACGCTGACACACTCCCCGATCATTAATATGTCTCCAAAATCCTGGGTCAATGGGAGCTCAGCATCTCAGTCTTCGAGAAGTTCCACCACCCAATCAGAGATCAGCAGCTTGGACATGAGCATCCAG GTCCCTGATGAGGACGACAGGCGTGGTTCGGACCCTTTTGTGGAAAGTGGCCTCTGTCTGAGTCCCACAGCCGCTGAGGCTAAACTAAAGGCCCTAGCCAGCCGCAACAAGAAAAGAGCACCTGTTATGGACTGGAATAAGAAACAAGAGATCTTCAGCAACTTATGA